In bacterium, one genomic interval encodes:
- a CDS encoding SDR family oxidoreductase — protein sequence MSHLQGKTVFVTGASSGIGEATAQKFAQAGCKLVLAARRFERLQAVASKLPTKCHLIELDVQDRLAVEQAVASIPPDFAAIDILVNNAGKARGLAKLHEADIADQEEMINTNVKGLLYCTRAVVPGMIKRQSGHVINIGSIAGHDVYPNGSVYCASKFAVDALTKGLRLDLVDTPIRVSTVDPGAVETEFSLVRFHGDEERAKKVYQGFRPLAAEDVADAVLWVAERPAHIQIAEVIILPTSQANAYVTHKTQ from the coding sequence ATGTCTCATTTACAGGGGAAGACAGTATTTGTGACCGGCGCATCGTCAGGGATTGGCGAAGCGACCGCTCAAAAATTCGCCCAGGCCGGTTGTAAGCTGGTTCTAGCCGCACGCCGGTTCGAACGGTTGCAGGCCGTTGCGTCAAAACTGCCGACCAAGTGCCACTTGATTGAATTGGATGTTCAGGATCGGCTGGCCGTGGAACAGGCAGTCGCTTCGATCCCGCCCGATTTTGCCGCCATTGATATCCTGGTGAACAACGCCGGCAAGGCCCGTGGCCTGGCCAAACTTCACGAAGCTGACATCGCCGATCAGGAAGAGATGATCAATACCAATGTGAAGGGGTTGCTGTACTGTACCCGCGCAGTCGTCCCCGGTATGATCAAACGACAGTCAGGTCATGTCATCAATATAGGTTCGATCGCCGGCCACGATGTTTACCCTAATGGCTCGGTCTACTGCGCCAGCAAGTTCGCCGTCGACGCGCTTACCAAGGGACTTCGCCTCGATCTGGTAGATACTCCGATCCGTGTTTCAACTGTCGACCCCGGGGCGGTCGAAACAGAGTTTTCGCTGGTCCGATTCCATGGAGATGAAGAGCGAGCCAAAAAGGTCTACCAGGGATTCAGGCCGTTGGCCGCCGAGGATGTCGCCGACGCGGTTCTCTGGGTCGCCGAACGCCCGGCGCATATCCAGATCGCCGAAGTGATCATTCTCCCGACCTCGCAGGCGAACGCCTACGTCACTCACAAAACGCAGTGA